DNA from Rhizobacter sp. J219:
ACCTGCAGGCCGGTCGGCAGCGTGGTCTGCTCGCTGCTGTTGGCGCCGGCCTGGCGCAGGTTCTGGTACATCAGGTCCTCGAACACCGCGTGCGACTTCTTGTAGCCGTTGGTCGCGCTGTTGGCGAGGTTGTGGGAGATGTGGTCCAGCTGGGTCTGCTGGGCCTCCATGCCGGTCTTCGAAATCCACAGCGAACGCATCATGGCGATTGCTCCTTTATTTGGCTCGGTACGTCAGCTCATCGAGAGCAATTGCGCTGCGGCCTTCTCGTCGCCTTCAGCGGTCTGCAGCATCTTCATCTGCGCCTCGAACTGGCGCGCGGCGGTGATCATCGACACCATGGTCTCGACCGCGCTCACGTTCGAGCCTTCGAGCGCACCGTCTTGCACACGGGCGGTGGCATCGGCTTCGAGGTCGCCGTCGGCGGCGCGGAAGAGGCCGTCGTCGCCACGCGTGAGCGGGGTCTCGTCGGTCGGCGTCACGAGCTTCAGCTTGCCCACCGCGGTGGTCTTGCCGGTGGCGCCGTTCTTGGCGGTGATCGTGCCGTCGGGCGCGATGCTGATCTCGCTGTTGGCCGGCACCTGGATCGGGCCGCCGTCGCCCATCACCGGCAGGCCGCTTCGGGTGACGAGCATGCCCTCGGAGGTGAGGTCGAGCGCGCCACCGCGGGTGTAGGCCTCGGTGCCGTCGAGCGCCTGCACCGAGAGCCAGCTGTTGCCCTTGACGGCCACGTCGAGCGGGCGGCCGGTGTTGGTGATGACACCAGGGGTCGCGTCGAAGCCCGGGGTCGTCTCCAGCGCGTAGACCCGCGTGCTCGCGCCGCTGCCTTGCACCGGCACCGCACGGAAGGCCTGCAGCTCGGCGCGGAAGCCGGGCGTCGACGCGTTGGCGAGGTTGTTCGCCAGCGTGTCCTGGCGCTGCATCATCGCCTTCGCACCAGACATCGACAGATAGATCATGCGGTCCATATGACTACTCCCCGCTCGCCGAGTACGTCGAGCGACCCTCCGAGAGGGTCGGGCCTTGCTTGGGGCGGCCCGGCGCGGCGGCCCGTGCTCGTCTAAGCGTCATGGCTTACTTGCGTTAGCGCAGGTTCACCAGGGTCTGCAGGACCTGGTCGGTCGTCTTGATCGACTGGGCGTTGGCCTGGTACACACGCTGCGCGGTGATCATGTTCACGAAGTTCTCGGCGGTGAGGTCGACGTTGGAGTCTTCCAGTGCGCCGGCCTGCAGCACGCCGAGGTTGCCCTGGCCGGGCGTGCCGACGATCGGGTCACCCGACTCGTAGGTGCGTGCCCACAGGTTGCCGCCGAGCGGGCGCAGGCCCTGCGTGTTGCGGAAGGTCGAGATCTCGATCTGGCCGGCCGGCTTGGACTGGCCGTTGGAATAGGTCGCCATCACGATGCCGTCGGACTCGATCGACAGGCCCGACAGCTGGCCCGGCGCATAGCCGTCCTGCGTGAGGTTGGTGACACCGAAGCCGGCGCCGTATTGGGTGGCGCCCGACAGGTCGAACTCGATGCCGGGAATGGGCAGCGTCTGCGCACCGGCGGCGTTGGTCGACGCCGGGATGTCGAGGATCACCGGGCCCACCGGTGCGGTGGGTGCCCCGCCGCTGGTCGGGAAGCTGATGGTCGTGACCGGGGCCGGGTCGCCGGCGCCGTCGACCGACACCGAGGTGCCGTTGGCGGTGACGAACACGTTCCAGGTGTCGGTGGCCGATTTCTGGAAGTAGTAGGTGAGCGCGACGTCCTGGCCGCGCTGGTCGTAGACGACCAGCGAGGTGGCGTTGTTGTAGGTGGTGGCGTCGCTGAAGTTGACCATCGGCGTGGCCGCGGGCAGCGTGGTCGCGG
Protein-coding regions in this window:
- the flgF gene encoding flagellar basal-body rod protein FlgF, which gives rise to MDRMIYLSMSGAKAMMQRQDTLANNLANASTPGFRAELQAFRAVPVQGSGASTRVYALETTPGFDATPGVITNTGRPLDVAVKGNSWLSVQALDGTEAYTRGGALDLTSEGMLVTRSGLPVMGDGGPIQVPANSEISIAPDGTITAKNGATGKTTAVGKLKLVTPTDETPLTRGDDGLFRAADGDLEADATARVQDGALEGSNVSAVETMVSMITAARQFEAQMKMLQTAEGDEKAAAQLLSMS
- the flgE gene encoding flagellar hook protein FlgE, translated to MSFQQGLSGLNAASKNLEVIGNNVANANTFGAKASRAEFGDMYASALAGSGNAIGIGVNLQAVTQQFSQGNITTTANALDLAINGSGFFEVQVNGQTQYTRNGQFQINKDGFIVTNQNHQLLGYPADGQGVIQPGVAGPLQLPTAGIEPEATTEISMEMNLDSRAATTLPAATPMVNFSDATTYNNATSLVVYDQRGQDVALTYYFQKSATDTWNVFVTANGTSVSVDGAGDPAPVTTISFPTSGGAPTAPVGPVILDIPASTNAAGAQTLPIPGIEFDLSGATQYGAGFGVTNLTQDGYAPGQLSGLSIESDGIVMATYSNGQSKPAGQIEISTFRNTQGLRPLGGNLWARTYESGDPIVGTPGQGNLGVLQAGALEDSNVDLTAENFVNMITAQRVYQANAQSIKTTDQVLQTLVNLR